The following are encoded together in the Plasmodium brasilianum strain Bolivian I chromosome 10, whole genome shotgun sequence genome:
- a CDS encoding DER1-like protein: MLCDNKLLENKNKSKNTGNQSEQSLHELSKIMDIYGPEVWYNNLPNVTKYLITLIFLVTLLITCNLLNVVYLLLDWNLIYNNYQIWRIFLNFLYIGKFSLSWVFFMSLFAQFSSSLEKNAVFSSPGSYLYFITIQCTFLSLISIFFYWPRGYPFLGNSLLFAIIYYWSRREAWSQVSIYFFTVKGYQLPFALIFLHFIMGQSIWIDIMGLLSGHMYYFFRELLPREGGPNLLEKTPQIFDKIMMKLREFRISQGIRGNFSRYGYRNINSPRTTNSSGTSRRVFIGRGVRLGDS; the protein is encoded by the exons TTTACATGAACTTTCGAAAATAATGGATATATATGGCCCAGAAGTTTGGTATAATAATTTACCAAatgtaacaaaatatttgataacattaatttttttagttacTTTATTGATAActtgtaatttattaaacGTTGTATACCTTTTATTAGACTggaatttaatatataataattatcaaATATGGAGAATTTTTcttaactttttatatattgggaaattttctttatcttgGGTATTTTTCATGTCCTTATTTGCTCAATTTTCCTCATCGTTGGAAAAAAATGCAGTATTCTCAAGTCCTGGGtcgtatttatattttattactattcaGTGTACCTTTTTATCCCTAATaagtattttcttttattggCCAAGGG GTTATCCATTTTTGGGAAATTCTCTTTTATttgcaataatatattattggtCTAGGAGAGAGGCATGGAGTCAGGTTTCGATTTATTTCTTTACTGTAAAAGGGTATCAGTTACCTTTCGCTTTAatctttttacattttattatggGACAGTCCATATGGATTGACATTATGGGCTTATTATCAGGACATatgtactatttttttagGGAACTTCTTCCAAGAGAGg gTGGTCCAAATTTGTTAGAAAAGACTCCACAAATATTTGACAAGATAATGATGAAGTTGCGAGAATTTCGCATAAGTCAAGGAATAAGAGGTAATTTCTCGAGATATGGGtacagaaatattaatagcCCAAGAACGACGAACAGTAGTGGAACGAGCAGAAGAGTTTTCATTGGAAGAGGTGTAAGACTAGGCGATAGTTGA
- a CDS encoding phosphatidylinositol N-acetylglucosaminyltransferase subunit A, which translates to MECTEKQYSTDKGKNGKNEKNDIYKKERKCCICMVSDFFYPNLGGIETHIFELSKHLIKKGFKVIVVTHCYNNRNGVRWMGNGIKVYYLPLETYMDVVTFPNIIGTLPLCRNILYREKVDIVHGHQATSCLAHQFILHAKSLGLKTIYTDHSLYSFSDKGCIHVNKLLKYCINDVDHIICVSHTNRENLVLRTEINPYKTSVIGNALDTKKFIPCINKRPKYPRINIIVISRLTYRKGIDLIVKVIPLICKKYPFIKFIIGGNGPKRVLLEEMREKYHLHNSVVLLGKVKQNKVKNVLQTGHIFLNASLTEAFCIAIIEAASCGLLVISTDVGGISEVLPHDMMILSKPNHIDLCKAVDIALDMVKGVDSNAFHERLTKMYSWEKVADKTKIFKLVSLLKCFIPLHSSLIYALPQEKVYMDVLSYANNTILSKVYIILIMLSYIYCQLLEWLKPRKDIEEVVSFPHLIEEE; encoded by the exons ATGGAATGTACAGAAAAGCAATATAGTACAgacaaaggaaaaaatggaaaaaacgaaaaaaacgatatttataaaaaggagAGAAAGTGTTGTATTTGTATGGTAAGTGATTTTTTTTACCCAAATTTAGGAGGAATAgaaacacatatatttgaattatcCAAGCACTTAATAAAGAAAG GATTTaaagtaatagtagtaactCACTGCTATAATAATAGGAATGGTGTAAGATGGATGGGTAATGGAATAAAAGTGTATTATTTACCTTTGGAAACTTACATGGATGTTGTAACATTTCCGAATATAATTGGTACTTTGCCATTGtgtagaaatattttatataggGAAAAGGTTGACATTGTCCATGGGCATCAG GCAACGTCCTGTCTGGCGCACCAGTTCATCCTTCACGCAAAATCGCTGGGATTAAAGACGATATATACCGACCATTCATTGTACAGTTTTTCAGATAAGGGATGTATAcatgttaataaattattaaaatattgcaTAAATGATGTCGATCATATTATATGTGTTTCTCATACAAATCGTGAAAATTTGGTTTTGCGAACAGAAATAAATCCATATAAAACATCAGTAATAGGTAATGCACTTGACACAAAGAAATTTATTCCATGCATTAATAAAAGACCCAAATATCCtagaattaatattatagtCATAAGTAGATTAACATATAGAAAAGGAATTGATCTAATTGTTAAGGTTATTCCTTTAATATGTAAGAAATAcccttttataaaatttattattggAGGTAATGGACCAAAGAGAGTACTATTAGAAGAAATGAGAGAAAAATATCATCTACATAATTCTGTTGTATTGTTAggaaaagtaaaacaaaataaagtaaaaaatgttttacaaACAggacatatatttttaaatgcttCTTTAACTGAGGCTTTTTGTATAGCTATTATTGAAGCAGCTAGTTGTGGTTTACTTGTTATCTCAACTGATGTAGGAGGTATATCGGAAGTATTACCGCATGATATGATGATATTGTCAAAACCTAATCATATCGATTTATGTAAAGCAGTTGATATTGCTTTGGATATGGTGAAGGGTGTTGACTCGAATGCATTTCACGAGAGG CTAACTAAAATGTACTCATGGGAAAAGGTCGCTGATAAGACA aaaattttcaaattggTCAGTTtgttaaaatgttttattccGCTTCATTCTAGTTTAATTTATGCTTTACCACAGGAAAAGGTATACATGGACGTTTTATCGTACGCAAATAACACAATCCTAA GTAAAGTTTATATTATCCTAATAATGTTAAGTTACATATACTGTCAGCTGCTGGAGTGGCTTAAGCCCAG AAAGGACATAGAAGAAGTTGTAAGCTTTCCTCACTTAATTGAGGAAGAATAA
- a CDS encoding hypothetical protein (conserved Plasmodium protein) gives MGLVPCEEEEEEKSMEKYHILKAVVKSNHIFHTPKFHKNKTVDDLMDDFINGDRELKQKAWNLHFANRRTNNKLKLTKKKNKKYVVKWVKQKDKEELFERWTKTTVPNEKYNSEDNQMESVKINRESLPDIDIYPETKQTRRSYRLNLQNILNVNASKKNYIDPSSDFSFEEEEEDKKENKTEGKKEDND, from the exons ATGGGTCTCGTACCTTGTgaggaagaggaagaggaaAAG agtATGGAAAAATACCATATCTTAAAAGCAGTGGTTAAGTCCAACCATATTTTCCATACGCCCAAA TTTCACAAAAACAAAACTGTAGATGATCTAATGGACGACTTTATAAACGGGGATAGagaattaaaacaaaaagcaTGGAATCTTCATTTTGCCAACAGAAGAACGAATAATAAACTTAAATtaacgaaaaagaaaaataagaaatacgTGGTTAAATGGGTTAAG CAAAAAGACAAAGAGGAGCTATTCGAAAGATGGACGAAAACTACAGTTCCAAATGAG AAATACAACTCAGAAGATAATCAAATGGAGAGTGTAAAAATTAACAGAGAAAG CTTGCCAGACATAGATATATACCCCGAAACAAAACAAACTAGAAGAAGCTACAGATTAAATTTACAGAACATTCTTAATGTAAATGCTTCCAAGAAGAACTATATAGACCCCTCTAGCGACTt TTCAtttgaagaagaagaagaggatAAAAAGGAGAACAAAACGGAGGGCAAAAAAGAAGACAATGATTAA